The Macrobrachium rosenbergii isolate ZJJX-2024 chromosome 8, ASM4041242v1, whole genome shotgun sequence genome includes a region encoding these proteins:
- the LOC136841057 gene encoding uncharacterized protein, translating to MRGGGGGGGGAGVREGRDEGVGAGLGYDDDTDDDDDVCCKGGKGRGGEERGGRKGWRTGVRKPAEGRGWEKGREGREGGKGEAVCLYEALQHQEVTSLFQRSRTPCYVLLQEPTISPEKESTSDTGSF from the coding sequence atgagaggaggaggaggaggaggtggaggagcaGGAGTAAGAGAAGGAAGAGACGAGGGGGTGGGGGCCGGGCTGGGATACGACGATGAcaccgacgacgacgacgacgtcTGTTGCAAAGGGGGaaagggcaggggaggggaggagaggggaggcaGGAAAGGCTGGAGGACGGGTGTTCGAAAGCCAGCAgaaggaaggggatgggagaagggaagggaaggaagagaagggggAAAGGGCGAGGCGGTGTGTCTCTACGAAGCCCTCCAACATCAAGAAGTCACCTCCCTCTTCCAGCGCTCCCGAACGCCATGTTATGTTCTACTTCAAGAGCCAACGATTTCGCCAGAGAAAGAAAGTACCTCGGACACCGGAAGCTTTTAG